DNA from Petrotoga sp. 9PW.55.5.1:
ACCAGATACTATAACCTTCAACTAAAATATAGGCAGTAGTCCATACGACAGCGGCGATAGCAAATAAAAGATAACTCCATCCCCCTATTATGATTATCGCTGGTAGTGAAAGAAGAAGAATAATCGTTCCAATTAATCCCCCCGTTAATCCTCTGATCAACAAAATTGCCCTTGCACTTGAGATAACTAAAAAATAGTCTATTAACCCTTTTGATTTGTCTATTCTTCTAAATCTATCTGATTGAATAAATAAGGGTACTGTTACAATTAAAAGTATGGGAAGGTAATTTAAAAAAGACAAACCGATATATTTTGAGATGAAAAGTAATATATATATAACAAAAGAAATTGTTATAACAACAAACCAAAGTGTTTTATTTAATGATTTAATCTCTAACCAAAAAATATATTTCATTGTTTAATCACCGCTTTTTCTTTATCCAAAAACACTACAATTAAGATGTCTATCATAAAAAAAATTAAAATGGAAACCAAAGTAAAATGAATCCACGAAATGTCTATTTGTCTGATAAGCTGTAAAAAAGGAAGTATGATAATAGACAGCAAAAAGAATATTGAATAGATAATCCCGTAGACCCATTGTACTTTTAATGAGAAAAGTAGGTAAGTAGAATTACTCAAAGCAATGAGGAAACCTAGCACAAATGGTATTAATAAAATGTAGAAAAAAACAATTAGAGTAAAAGATTCTTTAAAAATAAACAACATGATTAAAGCAAGTACTAATGAAGTTGGAATAACAAAAAAAGTTGACATTAAAGCTCCGAAAAGACTAACTGATAATACATAACCATTAGTACTTATTGGCATAGCTAAAATGTAATCAAACAGTTCTCTTTTCCAATCTTCTTTGAAATTAGTTGCAGAACTTGCCACAAATAGAGTAGAACTGATTAGAAAAAAGAATAATCCATTCCACGGGTTTGAATCATCTAATAAGCTCAATAATATAGAAAAGAGGAAAAAAATAACTATATAAATAACACGAAAGACCTTATTTAAATTAGGAGTCTGTTTAAATTTTCTAATATTACGTTTAAATTCACGCCAAAATATAGCTTTAAACATCTCTTTTTTTCTCCTTTCTATAAACATCTTCAAGAGTTGTTTGTACTTTGTCTATACTTTTTATTTCTATATTTTCTTTAGAAATAACATTTATAACATCAGATATCTTCCCTGCCATAAGTCTTATGAAAATCCTTTTTTCTTTAGACTCATAAGAAGTAAAACCATACATCTCTAAGGATCTTAATAATGAGTTTGGTGCTTCATCGTTTATAATTATCTGATAATCTTCACTCTCACTTTTTAAAATATTTTCTATTGAATCCATTTTCACAATCTTTCCATTAAAAATAAGAATAACCTTATTACATATTTGCTGAAGCTCGTATAGGTCATGAGAACTTATCAACATCGGAATTTTAGTTAAAGTAAGCTCTTTGATAAGGTCTCTTACCAGAAGTTTTCCATCTACATCTAACCCACTTGTTGGTTCATCCATTATTATGGCTTTTGGCTCTCTTAGGAATAAGCGTGCAATAGTTAACCTTTGCTTCATACCCCTTGAAAATGTTTTAACAAGTTTATTTCTAACGCCGTAAAGCTCAACCTTTTTAAGAATGTTGTCTATATTATTAACTTTTGCATGATATACCTTTGAATAGAATTTAAGATTTTCATAAGCTGTTAGATCGTCATCCACCCCTGGATGATCCAATACAAAATCGATCTTATTTCGAGCGTTCAAACTTGAATAAGGATTTTCGCTGAAAACTTTTACTTCACCAGCAGAAGGTTTCAGAAGTCCGAGTATAAGTTTTATAGTTGTCGTTTTTCCAGCTCCGTTTGGTCCTACATAAGCAATAACATCCCCTTCTTGTATGTTGAATGAGATGTTATCTAAAACCTTTGTTTTTCCAAACTTTTTTTCAACGTTATTGAGAAAAATCATCAAACCACCTACCTTTATAAGGCTCCCTTCTTGCAATATATTTCCTAAATAAAAAAGCTCATTCTTTTTTTAGCATATTTCAAAATAAAAGTTAAGAAATAAAACCTCCATCCGTCAATGTTATACCTATGCTTTTAGATTATATTTCCAAGGTATGCAGGTATGCAAGCGTTATGTGACATTATGAAGTCAAGTGGCGACTATGTAAGCAGTACAAATAAAATAATTGGATTTGTATATTTTAAAATAGACTTTACGGTAGAAAATGTTTATTATCAATATTTGTATATAATGTTAACGATGATAACATTACTAATATATTCAAAGTCAAAAATATAGGAACATATGAACCTGTAAAAATCAATATAATCATTGTACTTAAAACTACTAATGCAGAGATAATTTTACTGTAATTTTCAAATTTGAAATACAATAACAATGCAAATCCATTATATATAAAAAATAGTGAAATTACCAAAAGCAGTGTAAATAACACTTCGATATTAAATGTAATATTGTTCAAATATGCAATAAGTAATAGCAAAAATATATTAGTAAAAAAATTACAGAAACTTCTTTTTATTATGATTAAATACTCTATCAATATCACTTCATATTTATTCAAAACACTCGATAATAAGTACTCAAATAAACCTGTTTCTCTCTTATTCTCTATATAAAAAATATTTAAACCAGCTGCAGATAAAGATAAGAATGTAAAATAAATTAATATGTGCCTGAAATTAATAGTAAAAGTAGGTATACTAATTGTGACTATAGCGTATAAAACTATTATTATAAAGGCATATATTATATTTCTCAATAAACTAACTGATTTTTTATCTTCATAGGTATAAATTATTTTATAATAATGTAGCAATTTTTTCATACACTTTTCCTCCTGCTACGCTTTATGTAGATAGGATATATTCTTTTAAAACATTGAATAATTTGATCTCATAGTTGAAGTATAAATTACTATTACTATCTTGAAATAATTATAATTGACACATCTGCTGTTTTTCTTTTTCTCTCTGCAATAATCAAAATTAATAAACCCAGAATAAAAATAATAAAGCAGATTAATTCAAATCTAAATACCACTTTTATTAACTTTGGTAAATACATAAGTATTAATAATGCGAATAAGTTAAAGATACTTGTGTTATTGATATATTTCGAAGGATTCATAACTATATTAAGAGAGACTATATATGAAAAAGAAGTAGCAAAAGACCATATTATTAATGTCATAATATAAAATATCAATGATGTCCAATTTAAGGTTTTACTAAGGTACAGAGCTATTACTAAATAAATTAAAGGGAAAATAATGTAGA
Protein-coding regions in this window:
- a CDS encoding ABC transporter ATP-binding protein, with translation MIFLNNVEKKFGKTKVLDNISFNIQEGDVIAYVGPNGAGKTTTIKLILGLLKPSAGEVKVFSENPYSSLNARNKIDFVLDHPGVDDDLTAYENLKFYSKVYHAKVNNIDNILKKVELYGVRNKLVKTFSRGMKQRLTIARLFLREPKAIIMDEPTSGLDVDGKLLVRDLIKELTLTKIPMLISSHDLYELQQICNKVILIFNGKIVKMDSIENILKSESEDYQIIINDEAPNSLLRSLEMYGFTSYESKEKRIFIRLMAGKISDVINVISKENIEIKSIDKVQTTLEDVYRKEKKRDV